The Thiohalophilus sp. genome has a window encoding:
- a CDS encoding glutathione S-transferase family protein, translated as MSLPKLKLISFSLCPFVQRSVITLLEKEVPYEIEYIDLNNPPAWFHEVSPLEKVPVLLVDDQPLFESMAICEFLDEVTPGSLYPEDPFARAKNRAWIEFGNELLGAVFTYANTPDEATYKQNLMGVKDRLETLDEFFEGGPYFNGDNFSLVDAVYAPIFRMLRCLEGMQAQDVYEDAPQIAPWAETLLQRPSVINAVQASYNEDYCNRIQSSGSIFAQKIGV; from the coding sequence ATGTCATTACCCAAACTCAAGTTAATCAGTTTCTCACTCTGCCCCTTTGTTCAACGCTCGGTTATTACATTACTGGAAAAAGAGGTGCCCTACGAGATCGAATATATCGATCTCAATAATCCTCCGGCGTGGTTTCACGAGGTTTCGCCTCTGGAAAAAGTCCCGGTCCTGCTGGTGGACGATCAGCCCCTGTTCGAGTCCATGGCGATTTGCGAGTTTCTGGATGAGGTCACACCCGGCAGCCTGTATCCCGAAGATCCCTTTGCTCGTGCTAAAAACCGTGCCTGGATCGAGTTTGGCAACGAACTTCTTGGCGCGGTCTTTACGTACGCCAATACCCCCGATGAAGCGACCTATAAGCAGAATCTGATGGGAGTCAAGGATCGTCTTGAAACCCTGGATGAGTTTTTCGAAGGCGGACCTTATTTCAATGGTGATAACTTTTCACTGGTTGATGCCGTCTATGCGCCGATTTTCCGCATGCTACGTTGTCTGGAAGGGATGCAAGCACAGGATGTCTATGAAGATGCGCCGCAGATCGCGCCCTGGGCGGAGACCCTGTTGCAGCGTCCGTCCGTCATCAATGCGGTACAGGCGAGTTATAACGAAGATTATTGCAATCGTATCCAGAGCAGTGGATCGATATTTGCGCAAAAAATCGGTGTTTAG
- a CDS encoding UDP-2,3-diacylglucosamine diphosphatase, which translates to MNSVHQLRPLRYRSVWLSDIHLGYRGCKAEYLIDFLDSVQCEYLFLVGDIFDLWYMRRKGLYWPQSHNDVIRKILGKAKHGTKVVYIPGNHDEDFRELDGMVFGNIAIHNRYIHETADKKRLLMLHGDEFDNAIRCSKLVGYLGERAYDVLLYTNRWLNAFRRRLGFPYWSISTFLKSKVKNAVNVIHDFEQAVAHEARRVGVDGLVCGHIHHAEIRQIGDVLYCNDGDWVENCTAMVEHRDGMLEILHWSDVVRPIKQHPVTDADKKIA; encoded by the coding sequence ATGAATTCCGTCCACCAGCTCCGTCCCCTCCGGTACCGCAGTGTCTGGTTGTCCGATATCCATCTGGGTTATCGTGGCTGCAAGGCCGAGTATCTGATTGATTTTCTCGATTCAGTGCAGTGTGAGTACCTGTTTCTGGTCGGCGACATTTTTGATTTGTGGTATATGCGCCGAAAAGGACTTTACTGGCCACAAAGTCATAATGATGTCATACGCAAGATACTGGGCAAGGCCAAACACGGCACCAAAGTGGTTTATATCCCGGGCAACCACGATGAGGACTTCCGGGAACTGGACGGCATGGTGTTTGGCAATATCGCCATTCATAACCGTTACATCCATGAAACGGCCGATAAAAAACGCCTGCTGATGTTGCATGGCGATGAATTCGATAATGCCATCCGCTGCAGCAAGCTGGTCGGGTATCTGGGTGAACGGGCCTATGATGTGCTGCTGTATACCAATCGCTGGCTGAATGCCTTCCGTCGTCGTCTGGGGTTCCCGTACTGGTCCATTTCCACGTTTCTTAAAAGCAAAGTCAAAAACGCTGTTAACGTGATTCACGATTTCGAGCAGGCTGTCGCCCACGAGGCCCGCCGTGTCGGCGTGGACGGGCTGGTCTGCGGTCACATTCATCATGCCGAAATTCGCCAGATCGGCGATGTGCTGTACTGTAATGATGGCGACTGGGTGGAAAACTGTACCGCCATGGTCGAGCATCGGGACGGCATGCTGGAGATCCTGCACTGGTCCGATGTGGTCAGGCCCATCAAGCAACATCCGGTCACGGATGCGGACAAGAAGATCGCATGA
- a CDS encoding methyltransferase domain-containing protein, translating to MRVTPLEIALEWDSPHAHHRDRYYFGQIDLTQERFPADLGSRLQELSADQSAQVDILFDDWQEKYQQNLIRTLPREQFRRRSKHPLPPVTPRTGRFYPYRFVSEAIEVNPGPNRALRCLRASERELCIDLNHPLAGRRLQLQATLPDEPQNGSDQVDSPGDILAACASHGPGMQASLPDTDTDFFTEQAFRRIDEAEDSEFYTSPRLVQHLDATCRRHIQDFYARFLQPGMRVLDLMSSWVSHLPAQPDNLVVHGLGMNAEEMQANVRLHDYTVQDLNQDSYLPFEGEHFDAVICTASIEYLTSPRLVIDEVARVLKPGAPLLITFSDRWFPTKAVQLWSELYEFERMQVVIDYLRLGGRFEQLASESLRGHPRPAEDPYSGQLDYSDPVFAVMGKKSPEL from the coding sequence ATGCGCGTGACGCCGCTGGAAATCGCCCTGGAGTGGGACAGTCCTCATGCCCATCATCGCGATCGCTATTACTTCGGGCAGATCGATCTGACGCAGGAGCGTTTCCCGGCCGATCTGGGATCTCGCTTGCAGGAACTGTCTGCGGATCAAAGCGCGCAGGTGGATATTCTGTTCGATGACTGGCAGGAGAAATACCAGCAAAATCTGATCAGGACTCTGCCCCGGGAACAATTTCGGCGTCGAAGCAAGCATCCGCTGCCCCCGGTGACACCGCGTACCGGCCGGTTCTATCCGTATCGCTTTGTCAGCGAGGCGATCGAGGTCAATCCCGGTCCGAACCGGGCGTTACGTTGCCTGCGGGCTAGCGAGCGGGAATTGTGCATCGATCTCAATCACCCGCTGGCAGGCCGGCGCCTGCAATTGCAAGCTACCCTGCCGGATGAGCCTCAGAACGGCAGTGATCAGGTCGACTCACCCGGCGATATCCTGGCGGCCTGTGCCAGCCATGGTCCGGGGATGCAGGCCAGCCTGCCGGATACCGATACCGACTTTTTTACCGAACAGGCCTTTCGGCGAATCGATGAGGCGGAGGATAGTGAGTTCTATACCAGCCCCCGTCTGGTACAGCACCTGGATGCCACCTGTCGCCGACACATCCAGGACTTCTACGCCCGTTTTCTGCAACCGGGCATGCGGGTCCTGGATCTGATGTCGAGCTGGGTCTCTCACCTGCCGGCGCAGCCCGATAATCTGGTAGTCCACGGCCTGGGCATGAATGCCGAAGAAATGCAGGCCAATGTGCGACTGCATGACTATACCGTGCAGGATTTGAACCAGGACAGTTACCTGCCATTCGAGGGTGAGCATTTTGATGCGGTGATCTGTACCGCCTCGATCGAATACCTGACATCTCCCCGCCTGGTCATTGACGAGGTCGCGCGGGTACTGAAACCCGGTGCCCCGCTGCTAATCACCTTCTCCGATCGCTGGTTCCCAACCAAGGCGGTCCAGTTGTGGAGCGAGCTGTATGAGTTCGAACGTATGCAGGTGGTCATTGATTACCTGCGTCTGGGCGGCCGGTTCGAACAACTGGCCTCCGAATCCCTGCGCGGCCATCCCCGGCCGGCCGAGGACCCCTATAGCGGGCAGCTGGATTATTCGGACCCGGTGTTTGCGGTGATGGGTAAAAAAAGTCCTGAGTTGTGA